The Bacteroidota bacterium genome segment GGACGGACCTTCTTCCTGCACGCCCCCCGAATCTGTAATGATCAAATACGACCGGGCCATGAGGTTGACGAAATCAAGATAGTCGAGCGGTTCGATGAGAAAAACGTTGGCGAGCGAACCGAGCGTGCTGTAAACAACTTCGCGCACAACGGGATTGAGATGGACGGGGAAAATAAAATTCATGTCGCGGTATTGTTCAGCGAGGACTCCGACGGCGCTGCATGCGTCGCGCATCGGCTCCCCCCAGTTTTCCCTGCGGTGCATCGTCAGCAGGACGATGCGTTTGTTCTCCGACGCGAGCTGGTTGAGCGTGTGGATGCCGAACGCGTAATGTTTCTTCACGGAAATGTTCAGCGCGTCGATCACCGAGTTGCCGGTGACGAAAATTCGCTTGCGGTCGACGTGTTCGTGCAGCAACGCCTTTTTTGCCGTCGAGGTCGGCGCAAAATGAAGGTCCGCGATGCAGCTCGTCAGCCGGCGGTTGATCTCCTCGGGGAAGGGATTGTTTTTGTCGTTCGTCCGGAGGCCCGCTTCAACATGGCCGACGGGAATGCGGCGGTAGAACGCCCCCAGGCTTCCGACAAACGTCGATGTCGTGTCCCCCTGAACGAGCACCATGTCGGGCATTTCCTTTTCGAGAACGGTATCGAGGGCGGCGATCGTGTTCTGCGTCAGCGTCGCGAGCGTTTGCTTCGGCTGCATCAGGTTGAGGTCGTAGTCCGGAACGATCTTGAAGACATCGAGCACCTGGTCCAGCATTTGCCGGTGCTGCGCCGTTGCGATCGCGATGGTCTCGAAGTATTTCTTTTCCTTCTTAAGCTCGGTGATAATAGGGGCGAGCTTGATGGTATCGGGGCGCGTGCCGAAGATAACCGCTATTTTTTTCAACAACCTCACCTTAGAAATGGCACATCAAAAGAATTTATCCGGACATAAAATATGAATAATTCCGCTCTATTGCTGTTAAAAAATCTTAAGAAAGGCCCGTAAACCCGTCTGTTTGAACACGGAACGGACATCGGGAAGAAGTTGAAATTGTTCGATTGAAATGCTACCTTACAGCGTAATTCAATTGCTGCAGCCTTTGACAAGTTTTATTGAAGTACCCCGCGCCGAGAAACGCTACCGGTTATGAATCCAGCGCTCGAAAAAATCGCCAAGCATCTCCGTAATGCAGAGGACTTTGCACGTTCGAAGCGCTATTCCGAAGCGTTGCTGGAAGTCGATTATATTTTTCAGATCGACCCCAAAAATTATCAGGGGCGCACCCTGCAGGAGAGGATCCGCTCTCTTCAGAAGAAGGAAGAGGAAGCCGCCCGCAATCCCGTCGTCGCGCCGCTGTCGAAAGAAGGAGTCTTCCGGCATCTCCGGATCGCCGAAGAGCATTTTCTTGCCAACCGGTTCGATGAAGCGCTGATCGAGACCGAACGCGTGCTTCAAGCCGACCCGGATAATTATCAGGGCCGCTCGCTGCTGGACCGGATTCACACCATGCAGAAAAGAGCCGAGACCGTTTCTCAGGCCCGGACATTTACAAAAAATCTTACGCTCGAAAAGAAGATCGAGCTGATCTCCCAATATTTACGAGAGGCGGACAGATTAATTCAACTTCAGCAGTATGACCGCGCGCTTGAACAGGTGGCAAAGGTCTTCGGTCTTGATCCGACCAATCATTTTGCTCAGGCGTATTCTCAGAGCATCGAGATGCTGATGAAAAAAGGAGCGACGCCGATTCCCGCTCCCGTTACTCCTGCTGTAAAAAAACCGGCAGCGGTGCCGGTGCCCGTGCCGGCCCCGGCAGCCCCCGTGGCCGCTCCCGCGCCGCCTCCAGCGCCCGTTCCTCCTCCGCGCCCGCATGTTCCCCCGGTGGCAGCCCCATCGGCACCGGCGCATCCGGCCCCCGCGCATGTTCCAGCACAACCGCCGAAACCGGCACCGCAGCCGGCCAAGCCCGTTCCGGCTGAGGCGTCGCGTAAGCTGGAAGGCAGGCTGAAAATGTACCGCGAGATACTCGACGAGATGTGGTTTGACGGCATTCTCACAGAAAAGGAGGCCGCCGAGCTGGTCAAGATCCGCGACATGTTCAACATCTCCGACGAAGAACATGCCCGCCTGGAAAAAGAGATCAAAACTGAAGCCTACGTGCAGGCGCTCCGCATCGTCCTCCACGACGGTGTTGTGAGCGAGAACGAAGAGCGCGTGCTGGAATTGATGCGGCGGCGCTACGGTATTTCGATGGAAGAGCATAAGGATGCCGAGGCGAAAATTCTCGAAGCGCGGCATTCTCCCCCTTCGCTCGGAACGATTCTTATCGTTGACGACGAAAAGACGATCCTCCTTACCTATTCAGCGATTCTCCGCAGGCATGGGTACACCGTGCTGATCGCCGAATCGGTCGAGGCGGCGCTGGTGATCCTGGAAAAGCAAACGCCCGACCTGATTCTCTCGGATGTGATGTTTCCGTCTCCGAAGGAGGGGGGGTTTGAGTTCTATAACCAGGTGCGCAATAACCGGCGCTTTGACGGCGTTCCGTTCCTGCTGATGTCCGGCGTCAGCGACGAGTACGTCGTTCGCGCAGGAATGAGGCTTGGCGTTGACGGATATCTTTTGAAGCCGTTCGATAACGAAATGCTGCTGGCGACGCTCGAAGGGAAATTAAAGCGTTAACCCTTCATCTCCCCGCTGTAAAAATCTCCCCATGGTACTTGGATAGTTAAACACCGATGCGATGATCCGCATCGGATGGTTCTTTTCATTCTGCATCATTGGGGGGCTCCATGATTCCGACATTGCCGTATCGCGCCGCGTTATTCTTCTTTCTTTTGCAGCCGATC includes the following:
- the wecB gene encoding UDP-N-acetylglucosamine 2-epimerase (non-hydrolyzing), which gives rise to MRLLKKIAVIFGTRPDTIKLAPIITELKKEKKYFETIAIATAQHRQMLDQVLDVFKIVPDYDLNLMQPKQTLATLTQNTIAALDTVLEKEMPDMVLVQGDTTSTFVGSLGAFYRRIPVGHVEAGLRTNDKNNPFPEEINRRLTSCIADLHFAPTSTAKKALLHEHVDRKRIFVTGNSVIDALNISVKKHYAFGIHTLNQLASENKRIVLLTMHRRENWGEPMRDACSAVGVLAEQYRDMNFIFPVHLNPVVREVVYSTLGSLANVFLIEPLDYLDFVNLMARSYLIITDSGGVQEEGPSLGKPILVLREVTERPEAVRYGTVKLVGLDEKKIIASAERLIENKGAYNKMATATNPYGDGRAAERTVLIMKKYFGMPGGAIHEFRPR
- a CDS encoding response regulator; this translates as MNPALEKIAKHLRNAEDFARSKRYSEALLEVDYIFQIDPKNYQGRTLQERIRSLQKKEEEAARNPVVAPLSKEGVFRHLRIAEEHFLANRFDEALIETERVLQADPDNYQGRSLLDRIHTMQKRAETVSQARTFTKNLTLEKKIELISQYLREADRLIQLQQYDRALEQVAKVFGLDPTNHFAQAYSQSIEMLMKKGATPIPAPVTPAVKKPAAVPVPVPAPAAPVAAPAPPPAPVPPPRPHVPPVAAPSAPAHPAPAHVPAQPPKPAPQPAKPVPAEASRKLEGRLKMYREILDEMWFDGILTEKEAAELVKIRDMFNISDEEHARLEKEIKTEAYVQALRIVLHDGVVSENEERVLELMRRRYGISMEEHKDAEAKILEARHSPPSLGTILIVDDEKTILLTYSAILRRHGYTVLIAESVEAALVILEKQTPDLILSDVMFPSPKEGGFEFYNQVRNNRRFDGVPFLLMSGVSDEYVVRAGMRLGVDGYLLKPFDNEMLLATLEGKLKR